A single Brachybacterium sillae DNA region contains:
- a CDS encoding DUF456 domain-containing protein, producing MVAYPVDVLVTVLAALLFIVGLTGIVLPVLPGTLTLVVTMLVWAILIGGWPSWVAFSVVLVLSVIGMTASYVLTGKRLKSRQVPTWAILLGIAGAIVGFFVIPVLGIPLGFMIGLYLAELSRLQNARTALDSTVVALKAIGLGILVELACAFGSSLALAVAAIVHFTQS from the coding sequence GTGGTCGCGTACCCCGTCGACGTCCTCGTCACCGTCCTCGCCGCGCTGTTGTTCATCGTCGGGCTCACCGGCATCGTGCTGCCGGTGCTGCCGGGCACCCTCACCCTGGTCGTGACCATGCTGGTGTGGGCGATCCTCATCGGCGGCTGGCCCAGCTGGGTCGCCTTCTCGGTGGTGCTGGTGCTCAGCGTCATCGGCATGACCGCCAGTTACGTGCTCACCGGGAAACGGTTGAAGTCCCGGCAGGTGCCCACCTGGGCGATCCTCCTGGGCATCGCCGGGGCCATCGTCGGCTTCTTCGTGATCCCGGTGCTCGGCATTCCCCTCGGGTTCATGATCGGTCTGTACCTCGCGGAACTGTCGCGCCTGCAGAACGCCCGCACCGCCCTCGACTCCACCGTCGTGGCTCTCAAAGCCATCGGGCTGGGCATCCTGGTGGAGCTCGCCTGCGCCTTCGGCTCCAGCCTGGCGCTCGCGGTCGCCGCCATCGTCCACTTCACGCAGTCGTGA
- a CDS encoding SbcC/MukB-like Walker B domain-containing protein yields the protein MRRFEDVVDAANARLTRMGDADLELVREDATSGRGRTGLDLRVIDRRTDRSRRPETLSGGETFIVSLALALGLADTVSAEAGGVTMQTLFIDEGFGSLDPERLDGVIEEISRIAEAGRSVGIVSHVAELKQRIPDRISVSRQADDTSTLTVTA from the coding sequence ATGCGCCGCTTCGAGGACGTGGTCGACGCCGCCAACGCGCGGCTCACCCGGATGGGTGACGCCGACCTCGAACTCGTGCGGGAGGACGCCACCAGCGGACGCGGCCGCACCGGCCTCGACCTGCGGGTGATCGACCGCCGCACCGACCGCTCCCGCCGCCCGGAGACCCTCTCCGGCGGGGAGACGTTCATCGTCTCGCTCGCACTGGCGCTGGGCCTGGCCGACACCGTCAGCGCCGAGGCCGGAGGCGTCACCATGCAGACGCTGTTCATCGACGAGGGCTTCGGCAGCCTCGACCCGGAACGCCTCGACGGCGTCATCGAGGAGATCTCCCGCATCGCCGAGGCCGGGCGCAGCGTCGGCATCGTCTCCCACGTGGCCGAGCTGAAACAGCGGATCCCCGACCGCATCAGCGTGAGTCGGCAGGCGGACGACACCTCCACCCTCACCGTCACCGCCTGA
- a CDS encoding AAA family ATPase: MRLHHLRLRGIGPFRDEMRIDFAALGASGTFLLEGPTGSGKSTILDAVVFALYGGVAGQGLGTDRIRSQFSAPDEPSVVDLVFETGSGIYRVLRSPQFERPKKRGTGTTTQQARALLWRLSSPELIPAAIADTTGSGAGVEVRATRLDEVGAQIQGAIGLTREQFTQTVLLPQGEFQRFLRADTSERQRVLTRVFGTEMYEQIEKELEDRRRTARAREADAQVLLAKAVERFTEASGLDAVPGPADDDHPGEQAGEDREHADAEDEPLTLAEHVERRDLAALQADATVITTILTERATALQQQAEAVARELTSARDAHHRQGEELARLERRRTLDELADRLTRQAPAIEEDRARLLLHAAAAPVVEALSRRDEAAGRADRARTHLEDLTHAAQTTHPDLAALVAQPQALQTLAATAEEDTAAAGRLSALVELEASLPTRETEIAATRRDRDEARERAARLTEQLADRPAQREAMEQQLEADRTAAADLAPATRTEQTARQRLAAARSADRLERAVADAEKALEAAGRTAQVAIDREHDLRTRRRAGLAAELATGLTDGEPCAVCGSREHPEPAAPQDGHVDEETMDAVEQLRRDAETALAAARSARDRARDRHETLREQAGDLTVSAAEKAHAQAREAMRAAEQAGARVTRGEQQLRDHEAATHALEQQRQQQISRVEALTDALTEATARLEADRLTVAEARGSRPASWRRLKPTGAAPVSPASCARPWWLRTRLAPAGRNCAPRPSVTVTRPAAPSPTRGPTRLWSPNSTATRGCAAAS, encoded by the coding sequence ATGAGACTGCACCATCTGCGGCTGCGGGGCATCGGCCCGTTCCGCGACGAGATGCGCATCGACTTCGCGGCGCTCGGTGCCTCCGGAACCTTCCTGTTGGAGGGGCCGACGGGGTCGGGGAAGTCGACGATCCTCGATGCCGTGGTGTTCGCGCTCTACGGGGGTGTGGCCGGGCAGGGGCTCGGCACCGACCGGATCCGGTCCCAGTTCTCCGCGCCCGACGAGCCCTCGGTGGTGGACCTGGTCTTCGAGACCGGCAGCGGCATCTACCGGGTGTTGCGCAGCCCCCAGTTCGAGCGGCCGAAGAAACGCGGCACCGGCACCACCACACAGCAGGCCCGGGCCCTGCTGTGGCGGTTGTCGTCCCCGGAGCTGATCCCGGCGGCGATCGCCGACACCACCGGCAGTGGCGCCGGGGTGGAGGTCCGTGCCACCCGGTTGGATGAGGTCGGTGCCCAGATCCAGGGGGCCATCGGTCTCACCCGCGAACAGTTCACCCAGACTGTGCTGCTCCCGCAGGGGGAGTTCCAGCGTTTCCTGCGGGCCGACACCTCCGAGCGCCAGCGGGTGCTCACCCGCGTGTTCGGCACGGAGATGTATGAACAGATCGAGAAGGAGCTGGAGGATCGCCGCCGCACCGCCCGGGCGCGGGAGGCCGATGCCCAGGTGCTCCTCGCGAAGGCGGTGGAGCGCTTCACCGAGGCCTCCGGCCTGGATGCCGTGCCCGGACCGGCGGACGACGATCACCCGGGAGAGCAGGCAGGGGAGGACCGCGAGCACGCTGATGCCGAGGACGAACCCCTGACCCTCGCGGAGCACGTGGAGCGGCGCGACCTGGCAGCCCTGCAGGCTGATGCCACCGTGATCACGACGATCCTCACCGAGCGCGCCACCGCACTGCAGCAGCAGGCCGAGGCCGTGGCCCGGGAGCTCACCTCCGCCCGGGACGCCCACCACCGGCAGGGCGAGGAGCTCGCCCGCCTGGAGCGTCGCCGCACCCTCGACGAGCTCGCCGACCGCCTCACCCGGCAGGCCCCCGCCATCGAGGAGGACCGTGCCCGGCTGCTGCTGCATGCGGCCGCTGCGCCCGTCGTCGAGGCTCTCAGCCGCCGCGATGAGGCCGCCGGTCGGGCCGACCGTGCCCGGACCCACCTCGAGGACCTCACACACGCAGCACAGACCACCCACCCCGACCTCGCCGCCCTGGTGGCGCAGCCGCAGGCCCTGCAGACGCTCGCGGCCACCGCGGAGGAGGACACCGCCGCCGCGGGACGTCTCAGCGCCCTGGTGGAGCTGGAGGCATCCCTACCCACCCGAGAGACCGAGATCGCCGCGACCAGACGGGACCGGGATGAGGCTCGTGAACGTGCCGCCCGCCTCACCGAGCAGCTGGCGGACCGCCCCGCCCAGCGGGAGGCGATGGAGCAGCAGCTCGAAGCGGACCGCACCGCCGCGGCGGACCTCGCCCCCGCCACGCGGACGGAGCAGACCGCCCGGCAGCGCCTCGCAGCCGCCCGGTCCGCCGACCGCCTGGAACGTGCCGTCGCCGACGCCGAGAAGGCCCTCGAGGCCGCGGGACGCACCGCCCAGGTGGCGATCGACCGGGAGCATGACCTGCGGACCCGGCGCCGCGCCGGGCTCGCCGCGGAACTCGCCACTGGGCTCACCGACGGGGAACCCTGCGCCGTCTGCGGGTCCCGGGAGCATCCCGAGCCGGCCGCCCCCCAGGACGGTCACGTGGATGAGGAGACCATGGACGCGGTGGAGCAGCTGCGTCGTGACGCCGAGACCGCTCTGGCCGCTGCCCGTTCCGCGCGGGACCGCGCCCGGGATCGTCACGAGACCCTGCGCGAGCAGGCGGGAGACCTGACCGTGTCCGCCGCCGAGAAGGCCCATGCGCAGGCCCGCGAGGCGATGCGCGCGGCCGAGCAGGCCGGGGCCCGCGTCACCCGCGGGGAGCAGCAGCTGCGTGACCACGAGGCCGCGACCCACGCCTTGGAGCAGCAGCGCCAGCAGCAGATCTCCCGGGTAGAGGCCCTCACCGACGCCCTCACCGAGGCCACCGCCCGTCTGGAGGCCGATCGGCTGACCGTCGCCGAGGCCCGGGGGAGTCGGCCGGCATCTTGGAGAAGGTTGAAGCCCACAGGCGCCGCGCCGGTGTCGCCCGCGAGCTGCGCGAGGCCCTGGTGGCTGCGGACCAGGCTCGCACCCGCTGGGAGGAACTGCGCACCGAGGCCGAGCGTCACCGTGACGAGGCCCGCCGCTCCCTCACCGACCAGGGGGCCGACCCGGCTGTGGTCACCGAACTCGACAGCGACGAGGGGGTGCGCCGCAGCGTCCTGA
- a CDS encoding exonuclease SbcCD subunit D — MRILHTSDWHLGRTLHGHELHEHHEAFHRELVATVRERQVDVVVIPGDVYDRAIPPVQSVTLLSRTLAQLAEITTVVLTPGNHDSAARLGFGREIMRDGIHLLTDTPGIDHPVTVEDEHGQVLFFGLPFLEPDITRHSLVAEGEDPLGRSHEAVTRAAMARVRARLEERTAALAGEGRPRPRSVVLAHTFVAGGVESESERDLTVGGVDTVPASVFTGIDYVALGHLHGCQDLSGLLRDAGGAMWYSGSPLPYSLSERNQRKAMLLVEMGADGVESVQRLPITQPRRIVELTGTLDEILAQGEVHGDDWAALTVTDRERPAHLQERLRAVFPHLLLVHHRPEGRELAARVREVRGEQDPMEVMGDFLAHATGGPADAQDLEILEGAWGAVRRRQQEAS, encoded by the coding sequence ATGAGAATCCTCCACACCTCGGATTGGCATCTGGGGCGCACCCTGCACGGGCATGAGCTGCACGAGCACCACGAGGCCTTCCACCGGGAACTGGTCGCCACGGTGCGAGAGCGGCAGGTCGACGTCGTCGTGATCCCCGGGGACGTGTACGACCGGGCGATCCCCCCGGTCCAGTCGGTGACGCTGCTGTCACGCACCCTCGCGCAGCTGGCGGAGATCACCACCGTGGTGCTGACCCCCGGCAACCACGATTCCGCCGCACGCCTCGGCTTCGGCCGCGAGATCATGCGAGACGGCATCCATCTGCTCACGGACACCCCCGGGATCGACCACCCCGTCACGGTGGAGGACGAGCACGGCCAGGTGCTGTTCTTCGGGCTGCCCTTCCTGGAGCCCGACATCACCCGCCACTCCCTCGTCGCCGAGGGGGAGGACCCGCTCGGCCGCAGCCATGAGGCGGTCACCCGGGCCGCGATGGCCCGCGTCCGCGCGCGGCTCGAGGAGCGCACCGCCGCGCTCGCCGGCGAGGGTCGGCCGCGTCCGCGCTCCGTGGTGCTCGCCCACACCTTCGTCGCCGGAGGCGTCGAATCCGAGTCCGAACGGGATCTGACCGTCGGCGGGGTCGACACCGTGCCCGCGAGCGTGTTCACCGGCATCGACTACGTGGCGCTGGGGCACCTGCACGGGTGCCAGGACCTCTCCGGTCTGCTGCGCGACGCGGGTGGGGCGATGTGGTACTCCGGCTCGCCCCTGCCGTACTCCCTGTCGGAGCGGAACCAGCGCAAAGCGATGCTGCTGGTCGAGATGGGTGCCGACGGCGTCGAATCGGTGCAGCGGCTGCCGATCACGCAGCCCCGCCGGATCGTGGAGCTGACCGGCACGCTCGACGAGATCCTCGCCCAGGGGGAGGTGCACGGTGACGACTGGGCGGCCCTCACCGTCACCGACCGGGAACGCCCCGCCCACCTGCAGGAACGCCTGCGAGCCGTCTTCCCCCACCTGCTGCTGGTGCATCACCGGCCCGAGGGCCGCGAGCTCGCCGCGCGGGTACGGGAGGTGCGCGGGGAGCAGGATCCGATGGAGGTCATGGGGGACTTCCTCGCCCACGCCACCGGTGGGCCCGCCGATGCGCAGGACCTGGAGATCCTCGAAGGCGCCTGGGGCGCCGTCCGTCGACGTCAGCAGGAGGCCTCATGA
- a CDS encoding ExeM/NucH family extracellular endonuclease: MRPISRPARLARLRRLGPALVAVTLGASVLPVGLTAAQAAVVTPGAVVINEVYGGGGNSGATYTHDFVELRNTGTEPVSLDGWTLQYASKTGTFNNSLALSGTIAPGDTFLIQLAQGAGGTTPLPGADLTGTINAAGTGGVFALSDASGKLACTGTTCATDPAVVDLVGWGGASTYSGDAPAPATTNATSVARTASTGENSTDFTVGEPTPQPSGTAVEEPTPTDPTPTDPTPTDPAPAPQVVSISEIQGTGAASPLVGQTVTTEGVVTAVYAEGGLNGYVIQTGGTGGALDFSSHQGSTAVFVYSPQTVSQVAIGDSVRVTGQVSEYFGSTQITVQDGGLTRLDAPLEAVQPLSLDLFPTEEAQRESIEHMLYLPGEGDFTVTDVYPTNQYGEVGLAIGDQPLRQPGDVMIPGAEATAAYEALAAQKVLLDDGRTTNFSRNPQQPMSWLTTEEPVVVGASTTFTQPVIVSYGFDAWRLQPTSPWTSAATDGVTFGDAREETPENVGGDLQLATFNVLNYFTTLGENTPGCTPYTNMDGDGTNVRGGCDLRGAWGADDLERQQTKIVEAISTSGAEVVGLMEIENSARLGETPDEATATLVAALNARDGEGTWAYVPTADAYAAQGRDGGQDVITNAIIYRTAAVTPVGGAQILAGDPAFDNAREPIGQVFAPVNAEGEQGDPFLFVLNHFKSKGSQDAEDAGLTPDPVQGNARTSRMQQAKALSAWVAERQAALGVQDVFLAGDFNAYSQELPLQHLYEQGYVNLGATYDPEGFSYTFGGMVGSLDHVIANASAAERVTGADHWHINGGESPMTQYSRYRNNVTDLYEPTVFGSSDHSPLVVGLDGEFPAPQPTDPEPTDPEPTDPTPTDPTPEQPGKPGKPENPGRGLGRDKGAGHPGRGADHASEQGLTHGKGLQRR, translated from the coding sequence ATGCGACCGATCTCGCGCCCCGCCCGCCTCGCCCGTCTGCGTCGCCTCGGCCCGGCCCTCGTGGCCGTCACCCTTGGTGCCTCCGTCCTCCCCGTCGGCCTCACCGCCGCCCAGGCCGCCGTGGTGACCCCCGGCGCGGTCGTCATCAACGAGGTGTACGGCGGGGGCGGCAACTCCGGTGCCACCTACACCCACGACTTCGTCGAGCTGCGCAACACCGGCACCGAGCCCGTCTCCCTCGACGGCTGGACCCTCCAGTACGCCTCGAAGACCGGCACCTTCAACAACTCCCTGGCGCTGAGCGGCACCATCGCCCCCGGGGACACCTTCCTCATCCAGCTCGCCCAGGGCGCGGGCGGCACCACCCCGCTGCCGGGCGCCGACCTCACCGGCACCATCAACGCCGCCGGCACCGGCGGCGTGTTCGCCCTGTCCGACGCCTCCGGGAAGCTGGCCTGCACCGGCACCACCTGCGCCACCGACCCCGCCGTGGTGGATCTCGTGGGCTGGGGCGGCGCCTCCACCTACTCCGGTGACGCCCCCGCGCCGGCCACCACCAACGCCACCTCCGTGGCGCGCACCGCCTCCACCGGGGAGAACTCCACCGACTTCACCGTCGGGGAGCCGACCCCGCAGCCCAGCGGCACCGCTGTGGAGGAGCCCACCCCGACCGATCCCACCCCGACGGATCCGACGCCCACCGACCCGGCCCCCGCGCCCCAGGTCGTGAGCATCTCCGAGATCCAGGGCACCGGCGCCGCCAGCCCGCTGGTCGGCCAGACCGTGACCACCGAGGGTGTCGTCACCGCGGTGTACGCGGAGGGTGGCCTCAACGGCTACGTGATCCAGACCGGCGGCACCGGCGGTGCCCTCGACTTCTCCAGCCATCAGGGATCCACCGCGGTGTTCGTGTACTCCCCGCAGACCGTCTCCCAGGTGGCCATCGGCGACTCGGTGCGCGTCACCGGCCAGGTCTCGGAGTACTTCGGCTCCACCCAGATCACCGTCCAGGACGGCGGCCTGACCAGGCTCGACGCGCCGCTGGAGGCCGTCCAGCCGCTGAGTCTCGACCTGTTCCCGACCGAGGAGGCGCAGCGCGAGAGCATCGAGCACATGCTCTACCTGCCGGGTGAGGGTGACTTCACCGTCACCGACGTCTACCCGACGAACCAGTACGGCGAGGTGGGCCTCGCCATCGGCGATCAGCCGCTGCGCCAGCCCGGCGACGTCATGATCCCGGGCGCGGAGGCCACCGCCGCCTACGAGGCGCTCGCCGCGCAGAAGGTGCTCCTCGACGACGGACGTACCACCAACTTCTCCCGCAATCCGCAGCAGCCGATGAGCTGGCTGACCACGGAGGAGCCGGTCGTCGTCGGCGCCTCCACCACCTTCACCCAGCCGGTGATCGTCTCCTATGGCTTCGACGCCTGGCGTCTGCAGCCGACCAGCCCGTGGACCTCCGCCGCCACCGACGGGGTGACCTTCGGCGATGCCCGTGAGGAGACCCCGGAGAACGTCGGCGGGGATCTGCAGCTGGCCACCTTCAACGTGCTGAACTACTTCACCACTCTGGGGGAGAACACCCCCGGCTGCACCCCGTACACGAACATGGACGGTGACGGCACCAACGTGCGCGGCGGGTGCGACCTGCGCGGTGCCTGGGGTGCGGACGACCTCGAGCGCCAGCAGACGAAGATCGTCGAGGCCATCTCCACCTCCGGCGCGGAGGTCGTGGGGCTGATGGAGATCGAGAACTCCGCGCGGCTGGGGGAGACCCCCGATGAGGCCACCGCGACCCTGGTGGCGGCGCTGAACGCCCGCGACGGCGAGGGCACCTGGGCGTACGTCCCGACGGCCGACGCCTACGCGGCGCAGGGTCGCGACGGCGGCCAGGACGTGATCACCAACGCGATCATCTACCGCACGGCGGCCGTGACCCCGGTCGGTGGGGCGCAGATCCTCGCCGGTGACCCGGCCTTCGACAACGCCCGTGAGCCCATCGGCCAGGTGTTCGCCCCGGTCAACGCCGAGGGCGAGCAGGGTGATCCGTTCCTCTTCGTGCTGAACCACTTCAAGTCGAAGGGCTCCCAGGACGCTGAGGACGCCGGTCTCACCCCGGATCCGGTCCAGGGCAACGCCCGCACCTCCCGCATGCAGCAGGCGAAGGCGCTGTCGGCGTGGGTGGCGGAGCGTCAGGCGGCCCTCGGGGTGCAGGACGTCTTCCTCGCCGGTGACTTCAACGCCTACTCCCAGGAGCTGCCGCTGCAGCACCTGTACGAGCAGGGCTACGTCAACCTCGGTGCCACCTACGATCCGGAGGGCTTCAGCTACACCTTCGGCGGCATGGTCGGCTCCCTGGACCACGTGATCGCCAATGCGTCCGCCGCGGAGCGCGTGACCGGGGCCGACCACTGGCACATCAACGGTGGTGAGTCGCCGATGACGCAGTACTCCCGGTACCGCAACAACGTGACGGACCTGTACGAGCCCACGGTCTTCGGGTCCTCCGACCACAGCCCGCTGGTGGTCGGCCTGGACGGCGAGTTCCCGGCCCCGCAGCCGACCGATCCGGAGCCGACGGACCCGGAGCCGACGGACCCGACCCCGACCGATCCGACGCCCGAGCAGCCGGGGAAGCCCGGGAAGCCGGAGAACCCGGGCCGTGGCCTGGGGCGTGACAAGGGCGCCGGCCACCCCGGCCGCGGCGCTGACCACGCCTCCGAGCAGGGCCTGACCCACGGCAAGGGGCTGCAGCGTCGGTGA
- a CDS encoding bifunctional metallophosphatase/5'-nucleotidase, which translates to MRPLSSLLRARSAAAGAGLLALVAAPALFVAPSAVAAETGDQVTLFNINDFHGRIESSAVPLACTLTTERAAAGENTAFLSAGDNIGATEFASYIQQDVPTIEYLNALGLQASAEGNHEYDQGQDDLRGRVDDLAEWEYLAANVYNTDGTRAATPYTVVDAGGVKVAVVGADTAGTPSLVSPSGVEGLEFRDPVESVNAAIEELKASGTAYDVLVVEYHDGSSASADAGTAPAESGDLFTRIVTETSAEADAIFNGHTHATYAYNAPVPGQDGEVRPIVQTGSYGDNLAAITLELGADGDWDVTADGTRLVSTDEANIEACDAAADPVYVEAKRIAEEAAAAGEEAASVEVGSVAGDITTAWAPGDAQYVDGVWTASVDKAKGDDRGSSSALSNELADSMVWATQQDTYAGPQADIGIMNPGGVRAELWYDQAASEGDGVVTAGEANDVVPFTNTLVTGELTGEQVVTLLEQQWQRDAEGNVPSRAYLQLGLSDNVTYTYDASLPEGQRITGVTINGEPIDLEATYTVVAASFLMSGGDNFHVLADAANVTDTGLLDRDAWISYLGAHQDLAADYSQRGVEVQDLGGTGSGEEDPWVLRLSGFESRSLGAPQITSVTVELLDADGEVTGTFQAPYVQNEETGEWEAEVELVAPECAPAGDDYMLRLTAVADTGTEIAYGPIEVTREGDLPAACDDSSEDDPKTPGTPETPGKPENPGKPENPGKPEHPGKPEHPGKPENPGKPTTAPVAQVPVQPQPTQPPASQGELPRTGAEVAPFAIGAGALTLVGAGAVALRRLLRH; encoded by the coding sequence ATGCGTCCTCTGTCGTCCCTGCTTCGCGCCCGCAGCGCTGCCGCCGGTGCCGGCCTGCTCGCGCTGGTCGCCGCCCCCGCACTGTTCGTCGCCCCGTCCGCCGTCGCCGCCGAGACCGGCGATCAGGTGACGCTGTTCAACATCAACGACTTCCACGGCCGGATCGAGTCCAGTGCCGTGCCGCTGGCCTGCACGCTCACCACCGAGCGTGCGGCTGCCGGGGAGAACACCGCGTTCCTCTCCGCCGGGGACAACATCGGCGCCACGGAGTTCGCGTCCTACATCCAGCAGGACGTCCCCACCATCGAGTACCTCAACGCGCTGGGCCTGCAGGCCTCCGCCGAGGGCAACCACGAGTACGACCAGGGGCAGGACGACCTCCGCGGCCGCGTGGACGACCTCGCCGAGTGGGAGTACCTCGCCGCGAACGTGTACAACACTGACGGCACCCGCGCCGCCACCCCGTACACCGTCGTCGATGCCGGGGGCGTCAAGGTGGCCGTGGTCGGCGCCGACACCGCCGGCACCCCGTCGCTGGTGTCCCCCTCCGGGGTGGAGGGTCTCGAGTTCCGTGATCCGGTCGAGTCCGTGAACGCGGCGATCGAGGAGCTGAAGGCCTCCGGCACCGCCTACGACGTCCTCGTCGTCGAGTACCATGACGGCTCCTCCGCAAGCGCGGACGCCGGCACCGCTCCGGCCGAGTCCGGGGACCTCTTCACCCGCATCGTCACCGAGACCTCCGCCGAGGCCGATGCGATCTTCAACGGCCACACCCACGCCACCTACGCGTACAACGCCCCGGTGCCCGGCCAGGACGGCGAGGTCCGCCCGATCGTCCAGACCGGTTCCTACGGCGACAACCTGGCGGCGATCACCCTGGAGCTCGGCGCCGACGGTGACTGGGACGTCACCGCCGACGGCACCCGCCTGGTGTCCACCGACGAGGCGAACATCGAGGCCTGCGACGCCGCCGCCGACCCCGTCTATGTCGAGGCGAAGCGGATCGCCGAGGAGGCCGCGGCCGCCGGCGAGGAGGCCGCCTCCGTCGAGGTCGGTTCCGTGGCCGGTGACATCACCACCGCCTGGGCCCCCGGCGATGCGCAGTACGTCGACGGGGTGTGGACCGCGTCGGTCGACAAGGCCAAGGGTGACGACCGCGGCAGCTCCTCCGCACTGTCGAACGAGCTCGCCGATTCCATGGTGTGGGCCACCCAGCAGGACACCTACGCCGGCCCGCAGGCCGACATCGGCATCATGAACCCGGGCGGCGTGCGCGCCGAACTGTGGTACGACCAGGCCGCCTCCGAGGGCGACGGGGTCGTCACCGCGGGCGAGGCCAACGACGTGGTGCCCTTCACCAACACCCTCGTCACCGGCGAGCTCACCGGTGAGCAGGTCGTGACCCTGCTCGAGCAGCAGTGGCAGCGCGACGCCGAGGGCAACGTCCCCTCCCGCGCCTACCTGCAGCTGGGGCTGTCGGACAACGTCACCTACACCTACGACGCCTCCCTCCCCGAGGGCCAGCGCATCACCGGCGTGACCATCAACGGTGAGCCGATCGACCTCGAGGCCACCTACACCGTGGTGGCCGCGAGCTTCCTCATGTCCGGTGGCGACAACTTCCACGTCCTCGCGGACGCCGCGAACGTCACCGACACCGGTCTGCTGGACCGCGACGCCTGGATCTCCTACCTGGGCGCCCACCAGGACCTCGCCGCCGACTACTCCCAGCGCGGGGTCGAGGTGCAGGACCTGGGTGGCACCGGGAGCGGCGAGGAGGATCCGTGGGTCCTGCGCCTGTCGGGCTTCGAGTCCCGCAGCCTGGGCGCCCCGCAGATCACCTCCGTCACGGTCGAGCTGCTCGACGCCGACGGTGAGGTGACCGGCACCTTCCAGGCCCCCTACGTGCAGAACGAGGAGACCGGCGAATGGGAGGCCGAGGTCGAGCTGGTGGCGCCGGAGTGCGCCCCGGCGGGTGACGACTACATGCTGCGCCTGACCGCGGTGGCCGACACCGGCACCGAGATCGCCTATGGCCCGATCGAGGTCACCCGCGAGGGCGACCTCCCGGCCGCCTGCGACGACTCCTCCGAGGATGACCCGAAGACCCCGGGCACGCCGGAGACTCCGGGGAAGCCCGAGAACCCCGGCAAGCCCGAGAACCCCGGCAAGCCGGAGCACCCCGGGAAGCCGGAGCACCCCGGGAAGCCCGAGAACCCCGGCAAGCCGACCACCGCGCCCGTCGCCCAGGTTCCGGTCCAGCCGCAGCCGACCCAGCCGCCGGCCTCGCAGGGTGAGCTGCCGCGCACCGGTGCGGAGGTCGCACCCTTCGCGATCGGCGCCGGGGCCCTGACCCTGGTCGGTGCCGGGGCTGTCGCCCTGCGTCGCCTCCTGCGTCACTGA